The proteins below are encoded in one region of Spirochaeta isovalerica:
- a CDS encoding PAS domain-containing sensor histidine kinase yields MKPIKLSIKRYLNLVLSFLIILPLLFAGGISIFLSSRILRGEMLKASRNQVSFLSDKIDQYLNTPISIIKTMAGMLELEANRKVERDIDVVLKSFTESFDIFKSIHFAGADGLVRNLYPPDELFTGTDISSHEYFKSVMKTGKLFWSSSFISEQLDIPVSTLSYPVMGGVLTATLSLEPVMNMISNIEERDEGLVFYITDQKGVYIAHTDRQKVVLKEYDTAQIAYRQGSLDGMVQDVLYEGMAYTSYYSIVESSGWMVALLQPRSVINDPIETMMWSLLIVTAIILLVTLIFSMSLQKSLAGPLQAFTKLTESISRGNYNVSIPEYNIQELSWLGDSVGSMAKKIQFREKELNEASANLSSLLNSMPSILISIDQDLNITRMNSRAEASSGFEEKDALGKPLEEIFPRLSPEIPRLALAVKESRMDIMTRETILKSDRKIVENVTIFPLILPDTRSAVLRLDDITDKAMMEQTLIQNEKLLSLGGLAAGMAHEINNPLAGMIQTANVLAGRLGLERHIPANDQAAGEVGISMEKLNEYLMIRDIPDMIDSLNKSGQRIASIVNNMLSFARTGEENISTHQIRDIIERSIELAQTDYNLTKKYDFRQIEIIREYGENLPPVMCETSKIQQVFFNILQNSAHAMSDSQVEKPKVLIKTGFDRIHSMVVIEIKDNGPGMEENVRKRIFEPFFTTKQVGLGTGLGLSVSYFIITENQNGEMTVQSSPGNGANFIIKLPTTH; encoded by the coding sequence ATGAAACCTATTAAGCTGAGCATAAAACGATATCTGAATCTTGTTCTTTCCTTTCTCATTATTCTGCCCCTGCTTTTTGCAGGGGGAATCTCTATTTTCCTTTCCTCACGGATTCTTAGGGGAGAGATGTTAAAGGCCAGCAGAAACCAGGTCAGCTTTTTATCAGATAAAATCGATCAGTATCTGAATACTCCGATCAGTATTATAAAAACAATGGCAGGTATGCTTGAGCTGGAAGCCAATCGGAAGGTCGAGAGAGATATTGATGTGGTCCTTAAATCCTTTACAGAAAGCTTTGACATTTTCAAGAGCATTCATTTCGCGGGAGCAGATGGACTTGTCAGGAATCTGTATCCTCCCGACGAACTGTTTACCGGGACCGACATCTCCAGCCATGAGTATTTCAAATCTGTCATGAAGACGGGAAAGCTGTTCTGGTCTTCTTCATTTATATCGGAACAGCTGGATATTCCCGTTTCCACTTTAAGTTATCCTGTGATGGGAGGAGTTCTGACCGCTACCTTATCTCTGGAACCCGTTATGAATATGATCAGCAATATAGAGGAACGGGATGAAGGGCTTGTATTCTATATTACAGATCAGAAAGGGGTGTATATAGCGCACACAGACAGACAGAAGGTTGTTCTGAAGGAATATGATACGGCTCAGATAGCCTATAGGCAGGGAAGTCTTGATGGAATGGTTCAGGATGTCCTGTATGAGGGGATGGCATACACTTCCTATTATTCCATAGTGGAATCTTCAGGATGGATGGTTGCTTTGCTTCAACCTCGAAGCGTCATCAATGATCCAATAGAGACTATGATGTGGTCTCTGCTCATTGTCACTGCAATCATACTTCTGGTAACATTAATTTTCAGCATGAGTCTTCAAAAGAGCCTTGCCGGTCCGCTTCAGGCTTTTACAAAATTAACAGAGAGCATTTCCCGGGGCAATTACAATGTCTCAATTCCCGAATACAATATACAGGAACTGTCCTGGCTGGGAGATTCCGTCGGTTCCATGGCGAAGAAGATACAATTTCGCGAAAAGGAATTGAATGAGGCATCCGCCAATCTTTCGAGTCTATTAAACTCCATGCCTTCCATCCTTATAAGTATTGATCAGGACTTGAATATAACGCGTATGAACAGCAGGGCGGAAGCCTCTTCAGGTTTCGAAGAAAAAGATGCTCTCGGCAAACCGCTTGAGGAAATCTTTCCCCGCCTGTCTCCGGAAATTCCCCGCCTCGCCCTTGCTGTAAAAGAATCGCGGATGGATATCATGACAAGAGAGACTATTTTGAAATCGGATCGGAAAATCGTAGAAAACGTGACGATTTTCCCTCTGATCTTACCCGACACCCGTAGCGCGGTGCTCAGGCTCGATGATATTACCGATAAGGCCATGATGGAACAAACTCTCATTCAAAATGAAAAATTGCTTTCCCTGGGCGGGCTGGCCGCGGGAATGGCTCATGAAATAAATAACCCTCTTGCTGGTATGATACAAACCGCCAATGTTCTGGCTGGTCGACTGGGTCTTGAACGCCATATACCCGCCAACGATCAAGCTGCGGGAGAGGTTGGCATATCGATGGAAAAACTGAATGAATATCTGATGATCCGCGATATCCCGGATATGATAGACAGCTTGAATAAGTCGGGGCAGAGGATCGCTTCAATTGTCAATAATATGCTCAGTTTTGCCCGGACCGGCGAGGAAAATATCTCTACACATCAGATAAGAGATATTATTGAAAGATCGATTGAACTGGCTCAGACAGATTACAATCTCACAAAAAAGTACGACTTCAGACAAATCGAAATAATAAGAGAATACGGGGAAAACCTTCCTCCCGTCATGTGTGAAACTTCAAAGATACAGCAGGTTTTCTTTAACATCCTTCAGAATAGTGCGCATGCAATGTCTGATTCACAAGTTGAAAAACCGAAGGTTCTTATTAAAACCGGTTTTGACAGGATTCATTCCATGGTTGTTATTGAAATAAAAGATAATGGACCGGGAATGGAGGAAAATGTCCGCAAGAGAATCTTCGAACCTTTTTTTACCACTAAGCAGGTAGGGCTCGGGACAGGTTTGGGACTGAGCGTCTCCTATTTTATTATTACGGAGAACCAGAATGGCGAGATGACTGTTCAATCCAGTCCGGGAAATGGAGCCAATTTCATAATTAAATTACCGACGACCCATTAG
- a CDS encoding anaerobic ribonucleoside-triphosphate reductase activating protein: MTLTEAGLLKTTLLDFPGEVASVIFTPGCNLRCPYCHNPGLVDPLRFSADLLPIEEIKSFLSKRAHLIGGVVITGGEPLLHDDLVNAIDFIHSLNLKVKIDTNGLFPDRLKQLNADYIAMDLKTSPEHYYRLGLQGNKDKLKDSIEFITGAGIPHEFRTTVTEEIVTIDDMEKMALLLKDAEQWFLTPFKPGETLDPAYSHKIPPSSSYMEKLLSIALEAGINSSIR; encoded by the coding sequence ATGACTCTAACGGAAGCCGGATTACTGAAGACGACGCTCCTCGATTTTCCCGGGGAGGTCGCTTCGGTTATTTTCACTCCAGGATGCAACCTGAGATGTCCTTACTGCCACAATCCGGGGCTGGTTGATCCTCTTCGTTTTTCAGCAGATCTATTACCGATCGAAGAAATAAAGTCATTTCTCAGTAAAAGAGCGCATTTAATCGGAGGAGTTGTGATAACCGGTGGAGAACCTCTTCTCCATGACGATCTTGTCAATGCCATTGATTTCATTCATTCTCTCAACCTGAAAGTAAAAATCGATACAAACGGCCTGTTCCCGGATCGATTGAAACAGCTTAATGCCGATTATATTGCCATGGATCTGAAAACAAGTCCGGAACACTATTACCGATTGGGGCTACAGGGAAATAAAGACAAATTAAAGGATTCCATCGAGTTCATTACCGGCGCAGGAATCCCCCATGAATTCAGAACCACTGTTACGGAAGAAATCGTCACCATAGATGATATGGAAAAGATGGCTTTACTCCTGAAAGATGCTGAACAGTGGTTTCTCACCCCCTTCAAACCGGGAGAGACTCTCGACCCGGCATATTCTCACAAAATACCGCCGTCCTCAAGCTATATGGAGAAACTTCTTTCCATAGCTCTGGAAGCAGGAATAAATTCCTCCATACGTTAG
- a CDS encoding ABC transporter substrate-binding protein: MCKWERNIIIALGLLVFLCSCADRSPLKIGLIADFSGRGSQLGPQARNALTIAVDEINDDGGLLGRPVELIYADHQYDPELAKGEVRRLVSEGAQIIFGPMVSGMAAPVIEAAAESGTLVIASTVSTDTLTGIDDNFLRGVAPASFQGIYLARVVNSLDSRNLVFIMDSKNRVYTDGVLAGFYKEDPDLKDRTAAELYFETKEDFPGLVEALSEKNPDGIAFLANGIDSAGIIQLYAKENDLPQLFGGSWPKVTGITQYAGKLSEGMIFIDTPVNDVPLEREKRFYETYRSLYSVNPNIAAIHTYESVKLYARAVRESGSTDSAVVKKTIVGMDSIEGLYDTFTIDEFGDGERAMSAFILDNGEYKPYLMR, from the coding sequence ATGTGTAAATGGGAGAGAAACATAATAATCGCTTTGGGTCTGCTTGTTTTTCTCTGTAGTTGTGCCGACCGCAGTCCCCTGAAAATCGGATTGATAGCTGATTTTTCAGGTAGGGGTTCCCAATTGGGACCTCAGGCCAGAAATGCCTTGACAATAGCTGTTGATGAAATTAACGATGACGGAGGGCTTCTTGGACGTCCGGTAGAGTTAATCTATGCCGATCATCAATATGATCCGGAACTGGCAAAAGGGGAAGTCCGGCGGCTTGTATCCGAAGGCGCTCAGATCATTTTTGGACCGATGGTGAGCGGAATGGCTGCCCCGGTGATCGAGGCGGCAGCGGAAAGCGGGACTTTAGTAATTGCCTCGACGGTCAGTACGGATACGCTTACCGGAATTGATGATAACTTCCTGAGAGGTGTAGCCCCGGCTTCATTTCAAGGCATATACCTGGCGCGGGTCGTTAATTCCCTTGATAGCCGTAATCTGGTTTTTATCATGGACAGCAAGAACAGAGTTTATACAGATGGTGTTCTGGCCGGTTTCTATAAAGAAGATCCTGATCTGAAAGACAGAACAGCCGCAGAGCTGTATTTTGAAACCAAAGAAGACTTCCCCGGCCTTGTCGAAGCTCTTTCTGAGAAAAATCCTGATGGAATTGCCTTTCTCGCAAACGGTATTGATTCTGCCGGTATCATACAGCTATATGCAAAGGAGAATGATCTGCCTCAGCTTTTTGGGGGCTCCTGGCCGAAAGTTACAGGTATAACCCAGTATGCGGGAAAACTTTCGGAAGGCATGATTTTTATCGATACTCCGGTTAATGACGTACCGCTGGAACGAGAAAAGCGTTTTTATGAAACTTATAGGAGTTTATACAGCGTTAATCCCAATATTGCCGCCATCCATACCTATGAGTCGGTAAAATTATATGCACGGGCAGTCCGGGAAAGCGGTTCAACCGATAGCGCTGTTGTAAAGAAAACGATAGTAGGCATGGATTCAATAGAAGGGTTATACGATACCTTTACCATTGATGAGTTCGGCGATGGTGAACGAGCCATGAGTGCATTTATTCTCGATAATGGAGAATATAAACCTTACCTTATGAGGTGA
- a CDS encoding ABC transporter substrate-binding protein has protein sequence MRFTLLFLLSLTLLSCSDKSDIKIGYVADFSSGQTNLGELCRNAAQMAIDDINDSGGIKGRKLELIPRDNGDVASAHQKIVEDFTEQGIRFIIGPFLSRNAPFLLEESKGKEMLIISPVVSSDDFAGLDDNFFTIQPNASSDGLIVGKTIIDRGDRTAVLIRDSENDKYTDSFMSGVRSVLNDKGVKILGDLSYNQSTNFLELTSRLIAFNADALVFSTLGIDAGTIIQQYGKTEDLPHLYGDEWSRTTGVLLHGGRFTEGMINPGVYNAHRDKNLEAELKTRYEETFLEDPVFFVYFTYEAIMLIAGVLEELPEKSTLEEIKDYLVDRKDFEGILGHLEFDRFGDSLRKKTLYIIRNNAYETY, from the coding sequence TTGAGATTTACTTTACTTTTCCTGCTTTCATTAACTCTTCTCTCCTGTTCCGATAAAAGCGATATAAAAATCGGCTATGTTGCAGATTTCAGTTCGGGGCAGACCAATCTGGGGGAGTTATGCCGCAACGCCGCTCAAATGGCTATTGATGATATCAATGATTCCGGTGGAATAAAGGGGCGAAAGCTCGAGCTGATACCCCGGGATAATGGAGATGTAGCATCAGCGCATCAAAAGATTGTTGAGGATTTTACAGAACAGGGAATCCGTTTTATCATCGGCCCTTTTCTCAGCCGCAACGCTCCTTTTCTTCTTGAAGAATCAAAAGGGAAGGAAATGCTCATAATAAGTCCTGTTGTCAGTTCCGATGATTTTGCCGGCCTGGACGACAATTTCTTCACGATTCAGCCCAATGCCTCCTCTGACGGCTTGATAGTCGGAAAAACCATTATCGACAGAGGGGATAGAACAGCGGTTCTCATAAGGGATTCGGAAAACGATAAATATACCGATTCTTTTATGAGCGGAGTCAGGTCCGTGCTAAATGATAAGGGTGTTAAAATTCTTGGTGATCTCTCATATAATCAATCTACAAATTTTCTGGAATTGACCAGCAGACTTATCGCTTTCAATGCCGATGCTCTGGTTTTTTCCACTCTTGGCATAGATGCAGGAACCATAATTCAGCAATATGGAAAAACGGAAGATCTTCCCCATTTGTACGGAGATGAATGGTCCAGGACAACGGGCGTTCTACTCCATGGGGGCAGATTTACAGAGGGTATGATTAATCCCGGGGTTTATAATGCCCATAGGGATAAAAACCTGGAAGCTGAACTGAAGACGCGGTATGAAGAAACCTTCCTGGAAGATCCGGTCTTCTTCGTCTATTTTACCTATGAAGCTATCATGCTTATTGCAGGGGTTCTCGAAGAGCTTCCGGAAAAAAGCACTCTGGAGGAAATCAAGGACTATCTCGTTGATAGAAAAGACTTCGAAGGAATACTGGGGCATCTGGAATTTGACCGGTTCGGTGATTCTCTCAGAAAAAAGACCTTGTATATCATTCGAAACAATGCCTATGAAACCTATTAA